Genomic DNA from Acipenser ruthenus chromosome 4, fAciRut3.2 maternal haplotype, whole genome shotgun sequence:
ctctgacgctcccgggaTGGGGGATGGGAAGCCGACAGGAATTGCttctcatcgcgcaacagcgaaccctactggccagacaccgagcacattcagagtggataagaggcagggctgggctctgttctccgggattggTAACCCGCCCACCTCTGCACTGGATTGCTCAgtgtaaaagtgattctggctttaggcttgtgagacgctcacatgccctcagaaTGTTTGCGCTGTGTGGGCACTGGCAGTGGTGAGGAgagaaaacataattggacattccagattggggaaaaataaataaaaataatgatcctCCGAGAAATGGACCAATGTTCACTGTTTAGAAAACATTTCTCCTCAATCGCAAGTAAGCTGTGCAGGTCTCGGCTCATCAGGTTTGATCCATTTGGTTTCAAAAGTTAGTTTGGTTTTGTTGGTTCCAAACATGTTCTCCATATGTAGGGGCTCTGAtctctgggtctgacgtcaccactcaggcCAGGTTGTCACAAACCACCAAGATTAATTGTTGGATTGTTTTAACTAgacccccccccacaaaaaaactaacaaaaaaaaaacatttctagctACAGATTAAATTGTTACAAGTAACAGATTTTAACCAGGTAGCAGATTTTGACAGATTTTATACATGTCATATTTTGCTAATTGATGAGGTAGCAAAAAATGTGCGTTACACCGGTGAAGTGTTATAAAGCGGTACACTgggattttggtacaggtgcaatcaattgcaatGTGATGtattttcctattgtcaaacagatacatttaccattaattatactttctttttttggaaaccattaattatacatcatatttttcaaaataaaacagacaaccgATTtcgcttaaaagaaaaaaactattcacgacgaacaagacaaaataagTCAACAAGTTGCACAAGTTAAAAAAagacaagacccaatgtattgcatataatAAATATTAGCATACTATTTTCTAATGGTGGACAGATATGATTAATTACATTATAACATAAGACTaaaaaaaatatgatacattCAATGTTTAATTATGTAATAGACCGTAAACAGCtaaccagatttgaatgggcgttTCCCTGCTGTCTTAGTGGAAGTTCTGTAGGCATGCGCGAGCAGTTTGCTGAGTACCACTTTAACGCATATCAGAAAATAACTACGGcggtaactttttattttttagttaggATTTGAGTGTAGGTTTGTGcatgtaagtttcagtattttatcGTTGGGTCCAAAACTTTATCAGAGAAATAATAACacaagttttagtaattaaagaCATGAAGTAGTATATGTGCTGTTGTTCACAGTGTGTATTCACAAAGTTTTTTCAAGCCTCTTTCTGACTTTGTAAGAGCACCGTGCTGTTGTTTCTGGATAATAAAGTTTCTAGAAGCAATCAGAGTGAATAAATAAAGTTTCTGGAAGCAGTCAGACTAGTTGTGTGTTTACTGTATCGCCGCTGGCACAGCAATCTCGATTTATTTacttgctatactaaatttaaatagctAGATTGAACGTAGGTCTagattgacagacaacattcagagggcgtgttctagaatggagattttctttcatcaagcagaaataAGGTAAAATACACGAATACTGTATTTTCGTATTTTCCAGCGCTTTGATTTGGATCAGTGATTTAAAATAGTATGAAAGATGATATTCGAGGCCCTTTATTTACCAGAGATTAAGGCCCTCGTATTGACTagtcaggttaaaggaaatctccgatACATTTTCTAATGCAGTAAGGCACGACGGGATGGGTTGACAAGATATAGGAGCAGATATTGAGCCGAAACTGAAGTCAAGATCAGCGTTAATCCTTTTTGTTCAACCCAACACATAATGAAGGTCAGAGCCTGGGTTCAGATGTCTTAAGCACAACTGGGGATACAGAAATCGGCCTAACACCTGTTCATGATACACATTTTATGTCCGTGGCGTTATACTGATGTTTCAGAGAATCGCAAAAGCGATGACCGACGATTGCAGTGACAGACTTTGTTGGAAAATTGCAAACCCCAATTACCTTAAATGAGTCAGATATAGTCACTGGGGAATGGTCACATATCTGTTCAGGACAATACACACTAGACTAGCCTACATCTCCCAGAATCCAAGAGTCGAGACTCTGCTTGTCCAGACCGTTCTGATTGGTTAACGATTTGACAGTCCTAGTCTTTTATGTGTCTGGGTTACAAATGTATGGAGAGGGAAACATGTAACGAAGaagcatttgttttaatttttacacGTTAACATCTGTAAATACCGTTGAAGATGTTCCCCGGTGTCTTTTACGCGTTGCTGGCAGGGTTTCTTGGAGCCGTCGCTTCCTCGTCAGCCAAACTGTCCCTCGGATCTGACTACCTGAAAGGGGTCTGTGAAAATGGGCTCAAATCATGGGCATCGGATGAAAGACATTTTAGGCAAGCCGACGATACTACAGTTTGCGACTGGGTAAGACAACGCTGAAATTGTTTAAGGATAAATATACCAAAAGATTGAATACAGACCACCATAATTTCTAATGCTAAAATACAGGTCTCAAAGACGTAGATTGCTAGTATTTTCATTCGAGTACAACTGACGCAGATGTTTAAGCctatgttgcattttgtttaatCATTTAATGAAGTGCTATAAACAGAATATTTTagttaacatttaataaaaaaaattgcttttgaaTACCCCGAATTCTAACTTGCAGTAAGTGTTTTCACAGCAGTCAAGGGcagaaacaaataatataaagcatttaaaaaataaaactctcaAAATGGCTTTGGtctgtgtatttctgtttttattaacattaatGTCACACTCAAGTCCGCAGCCGGACATCTCTTAAAATGACCTTCAAACGATTTCACAGCTTGGTGTTGGTTTAATGCTACTGTACCCAATTTACACAGTATTCCAGTTGAttgccattccaggttttactgtgagctgaATATGACCTACTTTCGAGTAATTAGACAAACCACAGCGGATAAACACAGAAGAGTCCGTTAAGGTCATTGTAAATCCTGGAATAGCTcaaaaactgctatgcaatgggagtattTTTGTCATCCTTGTCATGCTATAATTAAATATGGGAATTACTTGAGTAATTTGGCCTTTGCAAAAATCACTTACTGACTTGTGGGAAATACTTTAATCTAGTTTACCACTGCATGAAAATAccttaaatatatacaatatatatttatccTGCTGGGATAATCCACagccatgtttttatttattatttttgaagcATTTTACTGTACTGCATGCTCCTGCACTGCATTGATCACTTGTTCTTAGGGGTAACCCCAGGGTGATGCCCCAGTTCTGTAACCTATGCAAAAAAAATCAGCTGTGGCTTTTCCCAGTGGGGGTTTTGGTATGGATTGATCAGGTCAACTACATGTACTTTAAAACTACTTACAGGACACTAACTAATAGCCCACTCTACTCTGAAGTAACAGGCAGCATTACTATGCCATATAGCTTGTTGTAAATATACACATGGGAATTTCTGTTGTGGGTGgtatttctttcagaactgcCGTCAaacaagtatattatttaaaatatcaatttgatgttaaataaatttgCCACCCCATATATCTGTGTGAACAGCTCCTGTAAGTAAacccacagacagacagaaattattattttattattatttgtttatttagcagacgcctttatccaaggcgacttacagagactagggtgtgtgaactatgcatcagctgcagagtcacttacaattaggtctcacccgaaagacaaggaggttaagtgacttgctcagggtcacacaatgagtcagtggctgaggtgggatttgaactggggacctcctggtcacaagcccttttctttaaccactggaccatacagccaaACTTGGTGTTTGTACAGTAAGGCTGTTATTTCCTCTGTTCTAGCTGCACATACCACTCAGGCTGCTGTGTGGGGGATTGCTGTTCACCTGCAATGCTGTGATGTGGACTTGCTTCGCTAAAGCACTCAGGTATTCCTCCTCTTCAGCAAGAGCCACTGTGACCACTACAGCTTCCAACTTCATATCTTCCGTAAGTAGActgcttgtttattttggttgATAACAGAATACACTGTACAGCATGATTTCCCACACACTGGCCCAAACACGGTTAACCTTTTCATTTATTCAGTCGTGAATCTACAAAACTCTCTAAAGGAGGACGCATGAAAAGGATTAACTCTTTCCTGTGACAGAAGGAATAGAGATTACAACTGGAGAAATCAGTGGACATCGGTGGGTTGTTGTAGGGCCACAGTATGAAGTCTCTGTCAGACTGACAGCTAGCAATGAATAATGTACTTATACAGTATAATATGCTAGCTATTGGTTATACTAGCCCCCAGCTAGAGCACGTGAGCACTTCGTAAAGGAATTGGTTAGCATATTTATGTTACAATACCGCCACTCTGCCCGTGTGTTAAATATTTAAGGTATCCCTCCTTGTAATGTTTTAATCCATGAACATGTTTGACATATTCTGGGGATGAACTGTCATATGTGACAGTTTGGTGGTCTCTAAACAGGAATCCATATCACAAAACCACCTCACAAGGATGGGAATTCTCTTGgagcaatgtggggaagctcgCATTGCCACCACTTGTGCCAGGTCTTCAGTGCTGCCAACCTAACAAGAGTACAAACAATGAATCAGTAAAGGTTACAAAATGCATTCGACCGGTTAATATTTCAAATGTCACAAGCTTGGCACAGTCTGATTTCTTTACTGTTAAAGCCTTGCCACTTGGCTACAGTACAAATCCATTGGAACagcaatatattatttaaaacctATTACCCTCgtcattcaaaatgaaataaGACTATTCAAATATTTAGTGAGTGGAACCAAGAACTGTGTGAGCTACTGAGGttcaataaaatgaaaactcTTTTAATTTGTTCTGTTCATAATACATGTATGGCCAGCACAGTAATGCACACTTCAGTGCGTGTTTGGTATGTGGTGCCTAGTGGTGGGTTTCAGTCTAGTTCTCCCTTTTTAGtgtcatcattaaaaaaaaggacCAATGTGCGCGGATCACACTGTACAGGGTaaacacaataactgccttgattaTACACCGGTGCTCACCAAACTATGCAATCTGATAAACTCTTTTATAACCTTTCAGATTTATACTggtttaaagtgtgtgttttatttcattgttaTGCAGGCTTTCCTGGGGAAGTTGATTTTTGGAGAAGCCCACGTAATGCTGTGGTGGGTGGgcatctctctcactctctcgggACTCCTTGTGCTGCACACTGCTGCGCCACACGCTGGCGAACGAGCTGTCGTCAAGAAAGAGCATTAAAACCCAACAGGACCAGGCCCCCTGATGGAAACCAAAACAGACCCCAGCAAAACTGGAAACTTGGCCCACATTGCATCATTGTACTTATTCACATCAGTCATCTGATGAAGGATTTCAACCAGTTACGGTTGACAATGAATTTGTCTGCCATGTTTTCCACCCATAGGGTAATTCAAACACTGTGAGGCAGGTTCAGTCTTGCATTTCttagaaaaaatattttcataGACTGTTCAGTTGCTGTAGTTCTGTTAGATTTTGTAAGGCCATATTTGATTCATATGAAACTAAAGCCTGATTtccacaggactaaaaatcaccacataaacaggtggttttgGAATTTTTACCAACATCAGTGaaatttagtcctgtgcgaaccgtccatttctttttatcccagataattttctcagaggtcctctgattattttacaggaTATCGGGATCTTCTGTAATATTTCAAACTCAGGCATCCTGTCTTTACTCCCCTGCAAATCGACCATGTGAGGGTATtcacctcaaagcaataccagccttggcaataaaccataatataatattacaattaGTACAATCTGTCCTAAGATTCAGTAAAACAACGActgggcataaccaaattggggaccAGC
This window encodes:
- the LOC117400138 gene encoding transmembrane protein 42-like; translated protein: MFPGVFYALLAGFLGAVASSSAKLSLGSDYLKGVCENGLKSWASDERHFRQADDTTVCDWLHIPLRLLCGGLLFTCNAVMWTCFAKALRYSSSSARATVTTTASNFISSAFLGKLIFGEAHVMLWWVGISLTLSGLLVLHTAAPHAGERAVVKKEH